A genome region from Triticum aestivum cultivar Chinese Spring chromosome 2B, IWGSC CS RefSeq v2.1, whole genome shotgun sequence includes the following:
- the LOC123042824 gene encoding formin-like protein 7: MAESAVIAPPLQPMTPPQPMAENATEAPPQPMAPPQQMAENATAAPPPQPMAENATAAPPPQPMVENATVVVVVPPPPPDSTTTFLCLILAFFLPPLGVFLKYKCEIEFWICLILTFLAYAPGIIYAVWVIVK; encoded by the exons ATGGCAGAAAGCGCAGTGATAGCACCACCACTACAACCAATGACACCACCGCAACCAATGGCAGAAAACGCAACGGAGGCACCACCACAACCAATGGCACCACCGCAACAAATGGCGGAAAACGcaacggccgcaccaccaccacaACCAATGGCGGAAAACGCAACGGCGGCACCACCACCACAACCAATGGTGGAAAACGCAACGGTGGTTGTGGTGGTGCCACCACCACCGCCAGACAGCACCACAACattcctctgcctcatcctcgccttcttcctccctccCCTCGGCGTTTTCCTCAAGTACAAATGCGAG ATTGAATTCTGGATCTGCCTCATCCTAACATTCTTGGCCTACGCGCCGGGCATCATCTACGCCGTCTGGGTGATCGTAAAGTAG